The following proteins are co-located in the Rhea pennata isolate bPtePen1 chromosome 2, bPtePen1.pri, whole genome shotgun sequence genome:
- the CABYR gene encoding calcium-binding tyrosine phosphorylation-regulated protein, translating to MHSSRARFVVPYGLKTLLEGVSRAVFQTNPNNITGFAALYFQELVAFREGNPNLDLTELVGEFQFISEDWNERLPQKLDAQDTSVPGEPKQKEKCTDTEEDQLLESPDTEYTSKMTQYPSTHNDVVENKTPTGPDEASSPKGPELAYVPADPAQLATQMLAMAASEAGQPPPYSNVWTLYCLTDLSQGQKSPPSLPPAGTGIPYPQATLYLSGGKDQQQFLQPIPLQGQPPQLFSPTYVMPEESKRGNVPPFILVGSAVQNTQDWKAIPGQAVLAQQDTGARRFATIPVPVARPADQQVPMPNPNPTAAQETARPPTPVLLSVAIPLDDVMSAKKGSPAGDKQTAMHAFAGSYGIAGQITVTSGPIHRAGS from the exons ATGCATTCTTCAAGGGCCAGGTTTGTGGTTCCCTATGGTCTCAAGACCCTGCTGGAGGGTGTGAGCAGAGCTGTCTTCCAGACCAACCCAAACAACATCACTGGCTTTGCAGCGCTATACTTCCAAGAGCTTGTTGCCTTCAGAGAAG gGAATCCCAATCTGGATTTAACAGAGCTGGTTGGAGAATTTCAATTTATTAGTG AAGACTGGAATGAGAGACTGCCACAGAAATTGGATGCACAAGACACTTCAGTTCCTGGGGAGcccaaacaaaaggaaaagtgtaCTGACACAGAGGAGGACCAACTCCTTGAAAGCCCTGATACTGAATATACCTCCAAAATGACTCAATACCCATCAACTCACAATGACGttgtagaaaacaaaacccccacCGGACCTGATGAAGCTTCGTCCCCCAAGGGACCAGAACTTGCATACGTCCCCGCTGACCCTGCCCAGCTTGCTACCCAGATGCTAG CCATGGCAGCAAGCGAAGCAGGACAGCCACCACCATATTCTAATGTGTGGACCCTCTATTGTCTAACTGACTTGAGCCAAGGTCAAAAATCACCACCATCCCTTCCTCCTGCTGGAACTGGCATTCCTTATCCCCAGGCAACCCTCTATCTCTCTGGGGGGAAGGATCAACAACAGTTCCTCCAACCAATACCACTACAAGGTCAACCACCACAACTATTCTCTCCGACATATGTGATgccagaagaaagcaagagggGAAATGTTCCACCTTTCATTTTAGTGGGCTCTGCTGTTCAGAACACACAGGACTGGAAAGCTATTCCTGGCCAGGCTGTCCTTGCACAGCAAGACACTGGTGCTAGGAGATTTGCTACAATCCCAGTACCGGTTGCCAGGCCAGCTGATCAGCAAGTACCTATGCCAAATCCCAATCCTACTGCTGCACAGGAGACTGCTAGGCCACCAACCCCAGTTTTGCTCTCAGTTGCCATCCCCCTGGATGATGTAATGTCTGCAAAGAAAGGCTCACCAGCTGGTGATAAGCAAACGGCCATGCATGCCTTTGCAGGAAGTTATGGTATTGCAGGACAGATTACAGTTACATCTGGCCCAATCCACAGAGCAGGTTCATGA
- the OSBPL1A gene encoding oxysterol-binding protein-related protein 1 isoform X3, with protein MDSKDTITSGKSEEKVCGGGESLSNGIKKHRTSLPSPMFSRNDFSIWSILRKCIGMELSKITMPVIFNEPLSFLQRLTEYMEHTYLIHKASSLSNTTERMQCVAAFAVSAVASQWERTGKPFNPLLGETYELIRDDLGFRLLSEQVSHHPPISAFYAEGLNNDFVFHGSIYPKLKFWGKSVEAEPKGTMTLELLEHNEAYTWTNPTCCVHNIIVGKLWIEQYGNVEITNHKTGEKCVLSFKPCGLFGKELHKVEGYIQDKSKKKLCALYGKWTECLYSVDPATFEAYKKNDKKNAEEKKSSKQVGNTEEPDEMPLPDSESVYVIPGSILLWRITPRPPNSAQMYNFTSFAMALNELDKEMESVIPKTDCRLRPDIRAMENGEIDLASEEKKRLEEKQRTARKNRSKSEEDWKTRWFHQGPNPYTGTQDWLYSGNYWDRNYFNLPDIY; from the exons AACAAGCTTGCCATCTCCAATGTTTTCTAGAAATGACTTCAGTATTTGGAGTAtcttaagaaaatgtattgGAATG GAGTTGTCCAAGATCACAATGCCAGTTATATTCAATGAGCCACTGAGCTTTCTGCAGCGACTTACAGAATATATGGAGCATACATACCTCATCCACAAAGCCAGCTCACTTTCTAATACGACTGAGCGAATGCAG TGTGTCGCTGCATTTGCTGTGTCTGCTGTAGCCTCACAGTGGGAACGTACGGGGAAGCCATTCAACCCACTGCTTGGAGAGACGTATGAATTAATCAG agatgATCTTGGATTTAGACTTCTCTCAGAACAAGTTAGCCATCATCCTCCAATCAGTGCTTTCTATGCTGAGGgtttaaataatgattttgtgTTTCATGGATCAATTTATCCTAAACTCAAATTCTGGGGCAAGAGTGTGGAAGCAGAACCAAAAGGCACAATGACTTTGGAGCTTCTTGA ACACAATGAAGCCTACACATGGACAAATCCTACTTGCTGTGTGCATAACATTATTGTGGGCAAACTTTGGATTGAGCAGTATGGAAATGTAGAAATAACTAACCACAA AACCGGtgagaaatgtgttttaagCTTCAAGCCCTGTGGCCTCTTTGGGAAGGAGTTGCACAAAGTTGAAGGCTACATTCAGGACAAAAG CAAAAAGAAGCTCTGTGCGCTGTATGGGAAGTGGACTGAGTGCTTATACAGTGTTGACCCAGCTACATTTGAGGCTTACAAAAAGAATgacaagaaaaatgcagaagagaagaaaagcagtaaacag GTGGGTAATACTGAGGAACCTGATGAGATGCCATTGCCAGATTCTGAGAGTGTTTATGTTATTCCTGGAAGTATTTTGCTATGGAGGATAACTCCAAGACCTCCAAATTCAGCTCAG ATGTACAATTTTACTAGCTTTGCTATGGCTTTGAATGAGTTGGATAAAGAAATGGAGAGTGTCATTCCCAAAACTGACTGCCGACTACGACCAGATATCAGAGCCATGGAAAATGGCGAAATAG aCCTAGCtagtgaagaaaagaagaggctagaagaaaaacagaggacTGCTCGCAAAAATCGTTCCAAGTCAGAGGAAGATTGGAAAACGAG atGGTTCCATCAAGGCCCCAATCCCTACACTGGTACACAGGACTGGCTTTATTCTGGCAACTACTGGGACAGAAACTACTTTAACTTGCctgatatttattaa